In Acaryochloris marina S15, a single genomic region encodes these proteins:
- a CDS encoding UbiD family decarboxylase, whose protein sequence is MARDLRKFIQRLEERGQLQRIKALVDPELEIAEISDRMLQQGGPGLVFENVKGSDYPVAVNLLGTVERTCWAMNMESQSELEDLGKKLAMLQQPKPPKKLNQFIDFGKVLFDVVKAKPQRDLLPPCHQVVLKDEQVDLNKIPMIQPYIGDGGKVVTFGLVITKDCETGTPNVGVYRLQLQSKNTMTVQWLSVRGGARHLRKAAEQGKKLEIAIAIGIDPLIIMAAATPIPVDLSEWLFAGLYGGSGVHLAKCKTVDLEVPAQSEFVLEGTITPGETGVDGPFGDHMGYYGGINEAAPLIRFHCMTHRKDPIYLTTFSGRPPKEEAMMAIALNRIYTPILRQQVSEIVDFFLPMEALSYKAAVISIDKAYPGQARRAALAFWSALPQFTYTKFVIVVDKDVNIRDPRQVVWAVSSKVDPVRDVFILPETPFDTLDFACTKIGLGGRMGIDATTKIPPETDHSWGEPLKADPGVAAMVDRRWAEYGLADLKLGEVDPNLFGYEMP, encoded by the coding sequence ATGGCTAGAGACCTGAGAAAATTTATCCAACGCCTCGAAGAACGAGGACAGCTACAGCGCATCAAAGCCTTGGTGGATCCCGAACTGGAAATTGCAGAAATTTCGGATCGGATGTTGCAGCAGGGTGGGCCAGGACTGGTGTTCGAGAACGTCAAAGGCTCTGACTATCCCGTGGCGGTGAACTTGTTGGGCACTGTGGAGCGCACCTGCTGGGCGATGAATATGGAGTCCCAATCCGAACTAGAGGATCTGGGCAAAAAGTTAGCGATGCTTCAGCAGCCCAAGCCGCCGAAGAAGCTGAACCAGTTTATCGACTTTGGCAAAGTCCTGTTTGATGTGGTCAAGGCCAAACCCCAGCGAGATTTGCTGCCCCCTTGCCACCAGGTAGTGCTGAAAGATGAGCAAGTGGATTTAAATAAAATCCCCATGATTCAGCCCTATATCGGCGATGGCGGCAAGGTCGTCACCTTTGGTCTAGTGATTACCAAGGACTGTGAAACGGGGACGCCCAATGTGGGGGTGTATCGTCTACAGTTGCAGTCTAAGAACACCATGACGGTGCAGTGGCTGTCGGTACGGGGCGGCGCACGGCATTTACGCAAAGCAGCAGAGCAGGGGAAAAAGCTAGAGATTGCGATCGCAATCGGTATCGACCCCCTAATCATCATGGCCGCAGCCACGCCTATCCCCGTAGATCTCTCAGAATGGTTATTTGCCGGACTCTATGGTGGGAGTGGGGTTCATCTAGCCAAGTGCAAAACGGTGGACTTAGAAGTGCCCGCCCAAAGTGAATTTGTGTTGGAAGGTACGATCACTCCGGGTGAAACGGGTGTAGATGGTCCCTTTGGCGATCATATGGGCTACTACGGCGGTATCAATGAGGCCGCCCCACTGATTCGGTTTCATTGCATGACCCACCGCAAAGATCCCATCTATCTGACTACCTTTAGCGGTCGCCCTCCCAAAGAAGAAGCCATGATGGCCATTGCCCTCAACCGGATTTACACGCCGATTTTGCGACAGCAGGTGTCAGAAATTGTGGACTTCTTTTTACCGATGGAGGCCCTGAGCTATAAGGCAGCCGTTATTTCCATTGATAAAGCCTATCCGGGGCAAGCTCGCCGGGCAGCCCTAGCCTTCTGGAGTGCCTTACCCCAATTCACCTATACCAAATTCGTGATTGTCGTCGATAAGGACGTCAATATCCGCGATCCGCGTCAAGTAGTCTGGGCGGTTTCTTCTAAGGTGGATCCCGTGCGAGATGTGTTTATCTTGCCGGAAACACCCTTTGATACCCTTGATTTTGCCTGTACCAAGATTGGGTTAGGCGGTCGCATGGGCATCGATGCCACAACCAAAATCCCCCCTGAAACAGATCATTCTTGGGGAGAGCCTCTGAAAGCTGATCCAGGCGTGGCAGCCATGGTGGATCGCCGCTGGGCTGAATATGGTCTGGCAGATCTGAAGTTAGGTGAGGTAGATCCGAATCTATTTGGTTATGAGATGCCCTGA
- a CDS encoding leucine-rich repeat domain-containing protein codes for MSQTKQGYIEAKRRIQEALSSQASSLDLQGLSLTQLPPEIAKLTKLQELYLIKNQLNSLPPEIGALNKLKMLFLSNNQLNSLPPEIGQLNNLQWLDLSENQLESLPPEIGQLNNLQELFLIGNRLRSLPPKIGQLNNLEGLDLKENQLRSLPPEFRQLTKLRTLNLRGNQLRSWPSEIGRLVNLRFLDLNKTQLTNLPVEVRQLTNLKGLSLRNNQLSRLPPEIGQLNNLQGLDLRNNQLSSLPEEIGQLAKLKKLDLSRNQLNTLPPEIGQLTNLQGLYLSENQLNRLPSTIGKLINLGFLSLSRNQLKSLPPEIGQLTNLRYLYLSENQLNRLPPEIENLLPRTYIDFKVNPF; via the coding sequence ATGTCCCAAACTAAGCAAGGATATATCGAAGCAAAGCGCCGCATTCAAGAGGCTCTATCATCTCAGGCATCTTCCTTAGATTTGCAAGGACTATCACTAACACAACTTCCTCCAGAAATTGCAAAGCTCACTAAACTGCAAGAGTTATACCTCATTAAGAATCAGCTGAATAGCCTGCCACCAGAAATTGGAGCGCTTAATAAGCTAAAAATGCTGTTCCTAAGCAACAATCAACTGAATAGTCTGCCACCAGAAATTGGACAGCTTAATAATCTTCAATGGCTAGACCTCAGCGAAAATCAACTTGAGAGTCTACCACCAGAAATTGGACAGCTCAATAACCTACAAGAATTATTTCTTATAGGCAATCGACTGAGGAGCCTGCCACCGAAAATCGGACAGCTCAACAATCTGGAAGGGCTAGACCTCAAAGAAAATCAATTGAGGAGTCTGCCACCAGAATTCAGACAGCTTACCAAGCTGCGAACCTTAAACCTTAGGGGAAATCAATTGAGGAGTTGGCCATCAGAAATCGGTAGACTAGTAAATTTAAGATTTCTTGATCTCAATAAAACTCAACTTACTAACCTGCCAGTAGAAGTCAGGCAGCTCACCAATTTAAAAGGGCTCAGTCTCAGGAATAATCAATTGAGTAGACTGCCACCAGAAATCGGACAACTCAACAATCTTCAAGGGCTAGATCTTCGTAATAATCAACTTAGTAGTCTACCCGAAGAGATCGGACAACTCGCGAAGCTGAAAAAGCTAGACCTCAGTAGAAATCAACTGAATACCCTACCACCGGAAATTGGACAACTCACCAATTTACAAGGACTTTACCTCAGCGAAAATCAACTGAATCGTCTGCCGTCTACAATCGGAAAACTTATAAATTTGGGATTTCTTTCTCTCAGTAGAAATCAACTGAAGAGCCTACCACCTGAAATCGGACAGCTCACCAATCTGCGATATCTTTATCTCAGTGAAAATCAACTGAATCGTCTGCCGCCAGAGATAGAAAATCTGCTGCCACGCACATATATAGACTTTAAGGTAAATCCATTTTGA
- a CDS encoding substrate-binding domain-containing protein — MVKSQRSLYISLAIIAAALGLTFYPLPDDQVQTLVVVSGSELEPPLKKLIETFHQQQSKIRIDLKVQGSLDMVNRFIDDRNDFQPTVLIPANQDTLKRLEQRWTDSEPAFYGEPQPLAKTRLVAITWPERGKALFPDGKFSWNRVEMAMKSQQWGSFGGSANWGSFDFVMTDPTRSNSGQMTLSLWLSHKLQKSSLQTADLNGPTAQSAVSTLKRSIYQPARSSDILMQEFVARGANDADIITNYESVALNRWQQSKVSQGQPYQIYEINPTVETKPTAAIVRRQVDEPMAKKARDFIEYLSQPDQQKVFIEYGFRPVHPDVKLENNATALWKQNTGVLLKPKAQVVDPPAVTVLRELGRLWERSQP, encoded by the coding sequence ATGGTGAAGTCTCAGCGATCCTTATATATTTCTCTGGCTATTATTGCAGCAGCCTTGGGATTAACGTTTTACCCACTGCCGGATGATCAGGTCCAAACCCTAGTGGTGGTCAGTGGCTCTGAGTTAGAGCCTCCTCTAAAAAAGCTGATTGAGACCTTCCATCAGCAGCAATCCAAAATCCGCATTGATCTCAAGGTGCAGGGGTCGTTGGATATGGTTAATCGATTTATCGATGACCGCAATGATTTTCAGCCTACGGTATTAATTCCCGCTAATCAGGATACGCTTAAACGCCTGGAACAGCGGTGGACGGATTCAGAGCCTGCATTTTACGGTGAACCTCAACCTCTAGCGAAAACCCGCCTCGTTGCGATTACCTGGCCGGAGCGCGGCAAGGCCCTATTCCCAGACGGCAAATTTAGTTGGAATCGAGTAGAAATGGCCATGAAATCCCAGCAGTGGGGATCTTTTGGTGGCTCTGCTAACTGGGGTAGTTTTGATTTTGTGATGACGGATCCCACTCGATCTAATAGTGGGCAAATGACGTTGAGTCTCTGGCTGTCCCATAAACTGCAAAAGTCTTCTCTGCAAACAGCTGACTTGAATGGCCCGACCGCCCAATCGGCAGTGTCTACCTTGAAACGCTCTATCTATCAGCCTGCCCGGTCCAGCGATATTCTGATGCAGGAATTTGTGGCCCGAGGGGCAAATGATGCCGATATCATCACCAATTACGAAAGTGTAGCCCTGAATCGATGGCAGCAGTCTAAAGTGTCCCAGGGGCAGCCCTATCAAATTTATGAAATTAACCCGACGGTGGAAACTAAACCCACCGCGGCCATCGTTCGCCGTCAAGTGGATGAGCCAATGGCAAAAAAAGCCCGAGACTTTATTGAATACCTATCACAGCCGGATCAGCAGAAGGTGTTTATTGAATATGGCTTTCGTCCGGTTCATCCTGATGTCAAGCTAGAAAATAACGCTACAGCATTGTGGAAACAGAACACGGGAGTCTTGTTGAAGCCTAAAGCTCAGGTTGTAGATCCGCCTGCAGTGACAGTTTTGAGAGAGTTGGGAAGATTATGGGAACGCTCTCAACCTTAA
- a CDS encoding VWA domain-containing protein, giving the protein MVKLSPHRTLLRCQAALLVALSTACAGGPNSTTSPSSNNQGMEVTFLVGSAMGEFCQQSMKRFNQTGPTLKDGSSFYVKCVAKGSGDVVSALLTQADSLKNGSVSAEDPSWPTLVSLDGDIYVDQLAYQFNQLFPGQNYLPTVADAPLLANSPMVFMVREDLAQSLRKTKDPFQALLTAKSHKDLDAGSQPLPLRYVHTAPTRSNSGLQTLVAQFASVSGKRPEQLTVADVTAHQGKVGEIQKKITRYGTSTTSLAKAMVTNGPFWASVGSVYESSVIAANAQVPAGQPRYQAVYPGNTYTSNMRGILATGPWISSAEKEAAEQVIQYLRQPDTQQIATTLGLRPGTPGVSLGNKFTKNWGVETQPKYDSYRVPKPEVVEAMIQSWQTAAKKPSQVVIVVDSSGSMTGAKLAAVQSTLQTYLKGLGPKEKVSLIDFDSVVRKPVSVDGTPEGQSKGIEFVVALKADGNTKLYDSILAAQTWLTQNLRSDAINAVIVLTDGEDSGSSQQLSQLLAGLKKSGFEGKQRIAIFTVGYGNSGDFAPDVLKQIAEANGGYYRQGDPASIASLMADLQVEF; this is encoded by the coding sequence ATGGTGAAATTATCGCCCCATAGAACCCTGCTGCGTTGTCAGGCTGCATTACTGGTTGCGCTGAGTACGGCATGTGCCGGTGGTCCCAATAGCACCACAAGCCCCTCTTCGAACAATCAAGGCATGGAGGTAACCTTTCTAGTTGGCAGTGCGATGGGGGAATTTTGCCAACAAAGCATGAAGCGATTCAACCAAACGGGACCCACGCTAAAAGATGGCAGTTCTTTTTATGTAAAATGTGTCGCTAAAGGCAGTGGAGATGTCGTATCAGCGCTGTTAACCCAGGCAGACTCTCTAAAGAATGGTAGTGTTTCCGCTGAGGACCCCAGCTGGCCTACCCTTGTTTCCTTGGATGGTGACATCTACGTTGACCAGTTAGCCTATCAATTTAACCAGCTTTTTCCGGGACAAAACTATTTGCCCACCGTGGCCGATGCTCCCCTGCTGGCCAATAGCCCGATGGTGTTTATGGTGCGGGAGGATTTAGCCCAAAGCCTGCGGAAGACTAAGGATCCCTTTCAAGCTTTGCTAACTGCCAAGAGCCATAAGGACTTAGATGCTGGCAGTCAGCCGCTGCCCCTGCGATATGTACATACGGCCCCTACTCGTTCTAACTCGGGGCTACAAACCCTGGTGGCCCAGTTTGCCTCAGTCTCAGGCAAGCGACCGGAGCAGCTTACGGTTGCTGATGTGACTGCTCACCAAGGCAAAGTGGGAGAAATTCAGAAAAAAATTACCCGTTATGGGACATCAACAACCTCTTTGGCTAAGGCAATGGTGACCAATGGTCCTTTTTGGGCTTCGGTGGGGTCTGTATATGAGTCTTCTGTGATTGCAGCCAATGCCCAAGTCCCGGCTGGGCAACCTCGCTATCAGGCGGTGTATCCCGGGAATACCTATACCTCTAACATGCGGGGAATTCTCGCGACGGGGCCGTGGATTAGTTCAGCAGAGAAAGAAGCCGCAGAGCAAGTGATTCAATACCTCCGCCAGCCAGACACTCAGCAAATTGCCACAACGTTAGGATTACGGCCCGGAACACCAGGGGTGTCTCTGGGGAACAAGTTCACTAAAAATTGGGGTGTAGAAACTCAGCCCAAGTACGATTCCTATCGGGTGCCGAAGCCGGAAGTGGTTGAAGCGATGATCCAGTCTTGGCAAACAGCAGCCAAGAAACCCTCTCAAGTAGTGATTGTGGTGGATTCGTCTGGATCCATGACGGGGGCCAAACTGGCTGCTGTGCAGTCTACCCTCCAGACTTACCTGAAAGGTCTAGGCCCCAAGGAAAAGGTCTCACTGATTGACTTTGACTCAGTGGTTCGCAAGCCTGTATCAGTAGATGGTACGCCAGAGGGGCAGTCAAAAGGGATTGAGTTTGTCGTAGCTTTAAAAGCAGATGGAAATACAAAATTGTACGATTCCATTCTGGCAGCGCAGACTTGGCTCACCCAAAATTTGCGGTCCGATGCGATTAATGCGGTGATTGTGCTGACGGATGGTGAAGATTCTGGGTCTAGCCAGCAATTATCTCAATTGTTGGCTGGACTGAAAAAAAGTGGTTTTGAAGGTAAACAGCGGATTGCTATTTTTACGGTGGGGTATGGAAATTCGGGAGATTTTGCCCCGGATGTGCTGAAGCAAATTGCTGAAGCGAACGGCGGCTATTACCGTCAGGGAGATCCGGCCTCAATCGCCTCATTGATGGCGGACTTACAAGTTGAGTTTTAG
- a CDS encoding DUF2330 domain-containing protein translates to MKIKRFLSACLVAVLMWTSLSPDVLAFCGFYVAKADTALYNEASQVAIAKDGSRTVLTMANDFKGDVKDFAMVVPVPVLLQEDQVHVGDPTILQRLDDFSAPRLVEYFDDNPCQVFRKSNRVFSPAPSSAPVQESLAEADLGVTIEAQFTVGEYDIVILSAKESNGLQTWLNRNGYKIPRGARSLLKPYIRQNMKFFVAKVNLEEFEKSEFQKLRPLQMAFDSPKFMLPIRLGMINAKAEQDLIVYLLSPKGQAELVNYRTANIPTDSEIPEFVKDEFGEFYTAMFETAHAKAGKRVAFREYAWDMSSCDPCSATPLNPEELRKAGVFWLPERPQGDFVVPPRSTGVFITRLHVRYSRDKFPEDLMFQETSNRQLFQGRYVMRHPYKQEADCPAGRRYKRSLPARFEKEAQTLAKLTGWNIQDIRQKMDFQNPKPEPWWKRLWK, encoded by the coding sequence ATGAAAATTAAACGTTTCCTTAGTGCTTGTCTGGTGGCTGTGCTGATGTGGACTAGCCTGTCGCCCGATGTTTTGGCCTTTTGTGGATTTTATGTCGCTAAAGCCGATACGGCTTTGTATAACGAGGCGTCTCAAGTTGCGATCGCAAAAGATGGCAGTCGCACCGTTCTGACCATGGCCAACGACTTCAAAGGGGACGTTAAAGACTTTGCCATGGTGGTGCCTGTCCCTGTGCTCCTGCAGGAAGACCAAGTGCATGTGGGTGATCCCACCATCTTGCAACGGCTGGATGATTTTTCCGCTCCCCGATTAGTAGAATATTTTGACGATAATCCCTGCCAGGTTTTTCGTAAGTCTAATCGCGTGTTTTCACCTGCCCCCAGTTCAGCTCCTGTTCAGGAATCTCTAGCTGAAGCTGATTTAGGGGTCACCATTGAAGCTCAGTTCACTGTGGGCGAGTATGACATTGTGATTCTCAGTGCCAAAGAATCCAATGGTCTCCAAACCTGGCTCAATCGCAATGGCTACAAAATCCCTCGTGGGGCCCGATCGCTCCTCAAGCCTTATATTCGCCAGAATATGAAATTCTTCGTTGCCAAGGTCAACTTAGAGGAATTTGAAAAATCCGAGTTTCAGAAGCTGCGGCCTTTGCAGATGGCTTTTGATTCTCCTAAGTTTATGCTGCCGATTCGGTTGGGCATGATTAATGCCAAGGCGGAGCAAGACTTGATTGTGTATTTGCTCTCTCCTAAGGGGCAGGCTGAGCTGGTCAACTACCGCACTGCCAATATTCCTACGGATAGCGAGATTCCCGAATTTGTGAAAGATGAGTTTGGTGAGTTCTATACCGCCATGTTTGAGACCGCCCATGCCAAAGCGGGTAAGCGGGTTGCCTTCCGTGAATATGCGTGGGATATGAGTAGTTGCGATCCCTGTTCGGCAACGCCGTTAAACCCAGAAGAATTGCGTAAAGCAGGCGTTTTCTGGCTGCCAGAAAGACCTCAGGGGGACTTTGTGGTGCCCCCTCGTTCGACGGGCGTATTTATCACCCGGCTTCATGTTCGTTATAGCCGTGATAAATTTCCCGAAGATTTGATGTTCCAAGAAACCAGCAACCGTCAACTCTTTCAAGGGCGGTACGTGATGCGCCACCCCTATAAGCAAGAGGCGGATTGTCCGGCCGGTCGTCGCTACAAGCGGTCCCTCCCGGCTCGGTTTGAGAAGGAAGCCCAAACACTAGCGAAGTTGACTGGCTGGAATATCCAGGATATTCGCCAGAAGATGGACTTTCAAAATCCTAAACCCGAGCCTTGGTGGAAACGGTTATGGAAATAA
- the topA gene encoding type I DNA topoisomerase: protein MSTLVIVESPTKAKTIRNYLPSGYRVEASMGHVRDLPRTASEIPAAVKGEKWSSLGVNVQAEFEPLYVVPKDKKKIVKELKEALKNSDELVLATDEDREGESISWHLLQLLKPKVPTKRMVFHEITDEAIKAALTNCRDVDQRLVRAQETRRILDRLVGYTLSPLLWKKIAPSLSAGRVQSVAVRLLVTRERERRAFRQGSYWDLKAALSKDKSAFESRLVTLAGKRLATGNDFDENTGQIVAGRDVVLLNEAETLALQTRLADKTWTVAGVDERPSTRKPAPPFITSTLQQEANRKLRLSARETMRVAQSLYEKGFITYMRTDSVNLSQQAIAAARGCVEDLYGKNYLSPEPRQYKTKSKGAQEAHEAIRPAGQTFRTPKETGLQGAESKLYELIWKRTVATQMAEARQTHITVHLEVEDAGFRSTGKRIDFPGFFRAYVEGSDDPDAALDDQEVLLPSLKQGDTPECTELSPIGHETQPPARFTEASLVKTLEKEGIGRPSTYASVIGTIIDRGYAQRQANALVPTFTAFAVTALLEQHFPDLVDLSFTARMERRLDGISTGEVEWLPYLSDFYLGDEGLETQVKNRQDQIDPGEARTIDLDNLEAKVRIGRFGPYIETEHEEKPVKASLPKDMTPADLTPEQIEQLLKQKLEGPQQLGSHPEKGDPIYIMLGAYGPYVQLGDVTEENKKPKRASLPKGVAMESVTLEMAVELLSLPRLLGQHPDTDCKVQVGLGRFGPYVVHDQGKEGKDYRSLKKEDDLFTISFERALELLAMPKGTRGRRGTKKALKELGNHPEDEAPVNIYDGPYGPYIKHNKTNVSIPEGKKVEDMTLAMALPLLEEKASTKGKKKTSRAKSTTKKKTTKKTTAKKTTTKKTAAKKTTAKKTTKS, encoded by the coding sequence ATGTCCACACTGGTTATTGTTGAATCTCCTACGAAGGCGAAAACGATCCGCAATTATCTGCCTTCGGGATACCGGGTTGAAGCATCGATGGGGCATGTTCGTGATCTACCGCGGACTGCATCGGAAATTCCTGCAGCGGTTAAAGGTGAGAAATGGTCCAGCTTAGGGGTCAACGTTCAGGCAGAGTTTGAACCCCTATATGTTGTCCCTAAAGATAAGAAAAAAATTGTCAAAGAGCTGAAAGAAGCCCTCAAAAATTCTGATGAGTTAGTGCTAGCCACTGACGAAGACCGGGAAGGAGAAAGTATTAGCTGGCACTTGCTGCAGCTTCTGAAGCCCAAGGTGCCGACGAAGCGGATGGTTTTTCACGAAATTACTGATGAAGCGATTAAAGCAGCCTTAACCAATTGTCGCGATGTGGATCAGCGGTTGGTTCGTGCTCAGGAAACCCGCCGTATTTTAGATCGATTGGTGGGATATACCTTATCTCCCTTGTTATGGAAGAAAATTGCTCCTAGCTTGTCAGCTGGGCGAGTGCAGTCTGTGGCGGTGCGGCTGCTAGTGACCCGTGAGCGAGAGCGGCGCGCCTTCCGCCAAGGTAGCTATTGGGACTTAAAAGCAGCTCTTAGCAAAGATAAATCGGCCTTTGAATCTCGTTTGGTGACTCTAGCCGGCAAGCGGTTAGCGACGGGCAATGATTTTGACGAGAACACTGGGCAAATCGTTGCGGGTCGGGATGTGGTCCTGCTCAATGAGGCTGAGACCTTGGCCTTACAAACGCGCCTTGCCGATAAGACTTGGACTGTGGCCGGTGTAGATGAGCGCCCTTCCACCCGTAAACCAGCGCCCCCCTTTATCACCTCGACGTTGCAGCAGGAGGCCAACCGAAAGCTAAGGCTGTCGGCACGGGAAACCATGCGAGTGGCCCAGAGCCTCTATGAAAAAGGATTTATTACCTATATGCGAACGGATTCGGTGAATCTGTCGCAACAGGCCATTGCCGCCGCTCGTGGCTGTGTGGAAGACCTCTATGGTAAAAACTACCTTAGCCCTGAACCCAGACAATATAAAACAAAAAGCAAGGGGGCCCAGGAGGCTCACGAAGCCATTCGTCCCGCCGGACAAACCTTCCGTACTCCCAAAGAAACGGGCCTTCAAGGCGCAGAGAGTAAGCTGTATGAACTGATTTGGAAACGTACTGTGGCCACCCAAATGGCCGAAGCGCGTCAAACCCACATCACGGTTCATCTAGAAGTCGAAGATGCTGGGTTCCGGTCTACGGGTAAACGAATCGATTTTCCTGGATTTTTCCGCGCTTATGTGGAAGGGTCTGACGATCCAGATGCGGCACTAGATGATCAAGAGGTGCTGTTGCCTTCCCTGAAGCAAGGGGATACGCCTGAATGCACGGAGCTGTCGCCCATTGGCCATGAGACCCAGCCTCCTGCTCGCTTTACAGAAGCATCTCTGGTTAAAACGCTGGAAAAAGAAGGGATTGGTCGTCCTAGTACCTATGCCAGTGTTATCGGCACGATTATTGACCGGGGCTATGCCCAGCGCCAGGCAAATGCTTTGGTGCCTACCTTTACCGCCTTTGCGGTTACCGCTTTGTTAGAGCAGCATTTCCCGGACTTAGTGGATCTCAGCTTTACAGCGCGCATGGAGCGGAGATTGGATGGCATCTCAACGGGTGAGGTGGAGTGGCTGCCGTATCTGAGCGATTTTTATTTGGGTGATGAAGGCCTGGAAACCCAAGTCAAAAATCGGCAAGACCAGATTGATCCCGGTGAAGCTCGTACGATTGACCTCGACAATCTAGAGGCCAAGGTGCGGATTGGCCGCTTTGGTCCCTATATTGAGACGGAGCATGAAGAAAAACCAGTAAAGGCGTCTTTGCCCAAAGATATGACGCCGGCGGATTTGACCCCAGAACAAATTGAGCAGCTCCTCAAACAAAAGCTGGAAGGTCCACAACAATTGGGTTCTCATCCAGAGAAAGGAGACCCCATCTATATTATGCTCGGTGCCTATGGCCCCTATGTGCAGCTGGGGGATGTCACTGAGGAAAATAAAAAGCCCAAACGAGCCTCACTCCCCAAAGGCGTGGCGATGGAATCGGTGACCTTAGAAATGGCGGTGGAGCTGTTGTCCTTGCCGCGGTTACTGGGACAGCATCCTGATACCGATTGCAAAGTCCAGGTGGGTTTAGGCCGGTTTGGCCCCTATGTGGTCCATGACCAAGGCAAAGAAGGCAAAGATTATCGATCCTTAAAGAAAGAAGATGATCTGTTTACCATTTCTTTTGAGCGAGCCTTGGAACTGTTGGCAATGCCGAAAGGGACTCGGGGACGACGAGGCACGAAAAAAGCCTTGAAAGAACTGGGCAATCACCCTGAAGATGAAGCGCCAGTCAATATTTATGATGGCCCCTATGGCCCTTATATCAAGCACAATAAGACGAATGTCTCGATACCCGAAGGTAAAAAAGTCGAGGATATGACGTTGGCAATGGCTTTGCCGTTATTGGAAGAGAAAGCCTCGACTAAAGGCAAGAAAAAGACAAGTCGTGCCAAATCAACCACCAAAAAGAAAACGACTAAGAAGACCACTGCGAAGAAGACAACTACTAAAAAAACTGCTGCCAAAAAGACCACTGCTAAGAAAACGACAAAATCTTAG